A genomic segment from Vidua macroura isolate BioBank_ID:100142 chromosome Z, ASM2450914v1, whole genome shotgun sequence encodes:
- the LOC128821679 gene encoding serine/threonine-protein kinase PAK 3-like: MAAISRECLQGLDFLHSNHVIHRDVKSSNILLRTDGSVKLADSGLFAQLTPEQSRRSSVAGTSGWMAPEVVTGQPCGPKVDIWSLGIVGIEMVEREVPYWNETPVSVRCKYSLIPLVFLTCPMVSVPLDKIPLPSAGTTSTKVPF, from the exons ATGGCAGCCATCAGTCGGGag tgcctgcaaggcctggattttcttcactcgaACCACGTGATCCACcgagatgtgaagagcagcaacatccttctcagaaccgacggctctgtcaagctgg ctgactctggcctctttgctcagctcacccctgagcagagtcgACGGAGCTCAGTGGCCGGCACTTCTGGGTGGATGGCGCCTGAAGTGGTGACAGGTCAACCatgtggccccaaagtggacatatggTCTCTTGGAATCGTGGGCATCGAAATGGTGGAACGAGAAGTTCCTTACTggaatgaaactcctgtttcggtaaggtgcaaatactcactgatcccgcttgtctttctcacctgtcccatggtcagtgtgccattggacaaaatcccattgccatctgctggcaccacttccaccaaggtccccttctga